The following are from one region of the Pseudodesulfovibrio piezophilus C1TLV30 genome:
- the thiD gene encoding bifunctional hydroxymethylpyrimidine kinase/phosphomethylpyrimidine kinase: protein MDRLPCVLTIAGSDSGGGAGIQADIKTISMLGGYAASVITALTAQNTKNVTGIHAPSSQFVAQQLLTVTEDIQIDAAKTGMLFSEPIIEAIAPLLRHKKYPLVVDPVCVATSGAKLLKEDAVDALIRLIFPCADILTPNIPEAEMFTGIKISDREDVFRAARILLDMGPHAVLIKGGHSQSWAITDWFVARDRDPIPFLQQRVQTISTHGTGCTLSAAIATGLAQGLEIEATIKKAQEYLNLGLRASFPIGEGGGPPNHLAPWLKVEAREKVLSDLNQFCRWLEASDGIAALLPKGRGNIAISLPYAKDLSEVASMSGGIVGTHGGDALSVGFPDFGVSERTGATLLAVQRLNPEVGCAVTLGLTKKMKQVLHLSDFESIWIKREGKPDYISLEHGRFEEWGTFTILKEHKAPGIVEAIADPGGYGYEPVLRLLAKDVGDLVEKMKKLFKILKTLD, encoded by the coding sequence ATGGATAGATTGCCTTGTGTTCTCACGATAGCCGGTTCTGATTCCGGAGGTGGAGCTGGTATTCAAGCGGATATCAAGACCATAAGCATGCTTGGTGGCTATGCTGCCAGTGTCATCACCGCGTTGACTGCACAGAACACTAAAAACGTGACAGGAATTCATGCACCGTCTTCGCAATTTGTCGCTCAGCAGTTGTTGACCGTTACAGAAGATATTCAAATAGACGCTGCGAAAACCGGAATGCTTTTTTCTGAGCCAATCATAGAAGCAATAGCACCACTCCTGCGCCACAAAAAATACCCGTTAGTCGTTGACCCTGTTTGTGTTGCGACTTCCGGGGCCAAACTTCTCAAAGAAGACGCTGTGGATGCTCTGATCAGGTTGATATTCCCATGTGCGGATATCTTGACCCCGAATATTCCTGAAGCGGAAATGTTCACCGGTATCAAAATTTCTGACAGAGAAGACGTATTCAGAGCTGCCCGTATTCTCTTGGATATGGGACCGCATGCAGTGCTTATCAAGGGTGGGCACTCTCAATCTTGGGCCATAACAGATTGGTTTGTAGCAAGAGATCGTGACCCCATTCCTTTTTTACAACAACGTGTCCAAACAATTTCAACCCACGGAACAGGGTGTACTCTCTCGGCGGCCATAGCTACAGGGCTTGCACAGGGGCTAGAAATTGAAGCTACGATCAAAAAAGCTCAAGAGTATTTAAATCTTGGCCTGCGTGCGAGTTTTCCGATAGGTGAGGGGGGGGGGCCGCCAAACCATTTAGCCCCTTGGCTTAAAGTTGAAGCTCGTGAAAAGGTTTTGTCTGATTTAAATCAGTTCTGTCGATGGCTGGAAGCCTCTGATGGGATAGCTGCATTACTGCCAAAGGGGCGTGGAAATATAGCCATCTCCTTGCCCTATGCCAAAGATCTTTCGGAAGTCGCGAGCATGAGCGGAGGGATAGTCGGGACACACGGCGGTGATGCCCTTTCTGTCGGTTTTCCTGATTTTGGTGTTTCAGAAAGGACGGGAGCAACTCTTTTGGCTGTTCAACGCCTGAATCCTGAAGTAGGGTGCGCCGTTACCCTTGGTTTAACGAAAAAGATGAAACAGGTTCTTCATTTGTCCGACTTTGAATCCATCTGGATCAAGAGAGAAGGAAAGCCTGATTATATTTCGTTGGAGCATGGTCGATTTGAAGAGTGGGGAACTTTTACAATTTTAAAAGAACATAAGGCTCCGGGAATTGTTGAAGCAATAGCTGATCCTGGCGGATATGGCTATGAGCCTGTTTTAAGACTCTTGGCCAAAGACGTTGGAGATTTGGTTGAGAAGATGAAGAAACTTTTCAAAATTTTGAAAACATTGGATTGA
- the tig gene encoding trigger factor: MEYNVEELSPVKRKITVEVPAEEANAAIMTAIAMYRMQADVKGFRKGKVPSSVIESKFRKQIYGEATTDLINYQINEIMSGLSIQPMSRIDVDAKELERDKDFTYAIEFEVAPKLELPNYKGLAVDEIKAFVGDAEIAEVEARILENNAEVNVIEDVRPPQDGEVATVTFGAYQDDKVVEGIQAENFDLMLGQGQALPDFEDMIKGMTAGEEGEVDITFPEDFINETLAGQTVTMKAKLHAVKERITPEMNDSVAKKAGFTDVETMRKGIRESYAQQRKQMNKSAALSQLLSQIIDGITEFPLPPSMVEDRIDRLIQDLEYKLDRQGKGLQSLGKTPQQMRDEFKDEAISTVKSEIFLLAVAAEEGLEITPEEIETTLSQLAMQTRQPLHDLKKYYEDNNLIVPLKDRLLCDKASELIYDSAEVKEIEPPTVTDVVETAEAEATAAKSDTEKFENKAEAVAFAVANLGLKESTAKGYSLAKLQERAEAFWAEQEA; this comes from the coding sequence ATGGAATATAATGTTGAAGAACTTTCTCCGGTAAAACGGAAAATTACCGTTGAGGTGCCGGCTGAGGAGGCCAACGCGGCTATTATGACCGCCATCGCCATGTATCGTATGCAGGCTGATGTGAAAGGTTTCCGTAAAGGTAAAGTCCCTTCCAGCGTCATTGAGTCCAAATTTCGTAAGCAAATTTACGGGGAAGCGACGACAGACCTGATCAATTATCAGATCAATGAAATTATGAGCGGGTTGAGCATTCAACCTATGTCTCGTATTGATGTTGATGCCAAAGAACTCGAGCGTGATAAAGATTTCACGTATGCTATTGAGTTCGAAGTCGCCCCCAAATTAGAATTGCCGAATTACAAGGGGCTTGCCGTCGATGAGATCAAGGCCTTTGTCGGTGATGCTGAGATTGCTGAAGTCGAGGCTCGTATTCTTGAGAATAATGCAGAAGTGAACGTGATTGAGGATGTGCGGCCCCCTCAAGACGGTGAAGTAGCTACAGTTACTTTTGGTGCCTACCAAGACGACAAAGTAGTTGAAGGCATCCAGGCTGAAAATTTTGATCTTATGCTGGGACAAGGTCAGGCTCTTCCCGATTTCGAAGATATGATCAAAGGGATGACTGCCGGTGAAGAAGGGGAAGTCGACATTACTTTCCCTGAAGACTTCATTAACGAAACTCTCGCAGGTCAGACTGTGACCATGAAAGCGAAATTGCACGCTGTCAAAGAACGTATCACTCCTGAAATGAATGATAGCGTTGCTAAGAAAGCTGGTTTTACAGATGTCGAGACCATGCGCAAAGGGATCCGGGAGTCTTATGCTCAGCAGCGCAAACAGATGAATAAGTCTGCAGCCCTGAGTCAGCTTTTGTCTCAGATCATTGACGGGATCACTGAATTCCCCTTGCCGCCATCCATGGTTGAAGATCGTATCGATAGGTTGATTCAAGACCTTGAATATAAGCTTGATCGCCAGGGGAAAGGGCTTCAGTCCTTGGGTAAGACTCCTCAGCAGATGCGTGACGAATTTAAGGATGAGGCAATCTCCACAGTCAAGTCTGAGATTTTCCTTTTGGCTGTTGCTGCTGAAGAAGGGCTAGAAATTACACCAGAAGAGATTGAGACAACCCTTTCTCAACTCGCCATGCAGACTCGCCAGCCTCTTCATGATCTTAAAAAATATTATGAAGATAATAATCTTATCGTTCCGCTTAAGGACCGTCTGTTGTGCGATAAAGCCTCAGAATTGATTTATGATTCTGCTGAAGTCAAAGAAATCGAGCCTCCTACCGTGACTGATGTAGTAGAAACTGCGGAAGCGGAAGCTACTGCTGCAAAGAGCGACACGGAAAAGTTCGAAAATAAGGCAGAGGCTGTTGCGTTCGCAGTGGCAAATCTGGGACTGAAAGAATCCACAGCAAAAGGGTATTCCTTGGCCAAGCTTCAGGAACGTGCCGAGGCATTCTGGGCAGAGCAGGAAGCCTAG